One window of Cohnella hashimotonis genomic DNA carries:
- a CDS encoding spore germination protein, whose translation MNLPAFLMSRQNLDSDLFLHPTILTDQPVVLAGYNSQIDLPQTIALLRQMALNAASADKPPFDPSSGIGTPMNDPGEREILDAIAAGQMLIFSYAGDRCMKLVPVHRTLSRAIEAPTTENVLRGAISAFNEDLDTNIGLVKKHFSSEKLRLRSYALGGDQRRRTALLYMEGQIHEQLLQSIVRKIEALPDRDVPDLEALSDLLGFSKWTLITRYNTTELPQEAASALARGKAVLLLDRFPFALVLPSLVSDLFVSQSDRNFPVFFKFSFQVLRVLGVLTNVLLPGLYVALVSVNPEVLRIEIALSIAGSREGVPYPALVETLLLLLILELTLESTIRLPKTIGPTITMVGGIILGQAVVQANLVSNVLIIILAASTIANFTVIGFQNTTSLRLYKYLLLFLSAMFGVLGLFVGIVVICAYLGQVSTFGIPYLSRWKAGRRYG comes from the coding sequence ATGAACCTGCCGGCGTTTTTGATGTCCAGACAGAATCTGGATTCGGACCTTTTCCTGCATCCGACTATCCTTACCGATCAACCGGTCGTGTTGGCCGGTTACAATTCTCAGATCGATCTGCCGCAAACGATCGCCTTGCTTAGGCAAATGGCCCTGAATGCCGCCTCCGCGGATAAACCGCCGTTCGATCCGAGTAGCGGGATCGGAACGCCAATGAACGATCCGGGCGAACGAGAGATCCTGGACGCGATCGCGGCAGGCCAGATGCTTATTTTTTCGTATGCAGGCGATCGTTGTATGAAGCTGGTTCCTGTCCATCGGACATTGTCCCGCGCCATAGAAGCACCGACGACGGAAAACGTGCTTCGGGGCGCCATCAGCGCCTTTAACGAAGATCTGGATACGAATATCGGGCTCGTCAAAAAGCATTTTTCCTCGGAAAAGCTGCGCCTTCGCTCCTATGCGCTAGGCGGGGATCAGCGCAGAAGGACCGCTCTTCTTTATATGGAGGGGCAAATCCATGAACAACTTCTGCAGTCCATCGTCCGGAAAATCGAAGCGCTCCCGGACCGGGACGTTCCCGATCTGGAAGCTTTATCCGATCTGCTCGGATTTTCAAAATGGACGCTGATCACCCGTTACAATACGACCGAGCTTCCCCAGGAAGCTGCCTCCGCTTTGGCTAGAGGCAAAGCCGTCCTGCTGCTGGACCGATTTCCATTTGCCCTTGTGCTGCCCAGTTTGGTGTCGGATTTGTTCGTCTCGCAAAGCGACCGCAACTTTCCTGTTTTTTTCAAATTCTCTTTTCAGGTCTTGCGCGTGCTCGGCGTACTGACCAACGTGCTGCTGCCCGGTTTATACGTTGCGCTGGTGTCGGTGAATCCCGAAGTACTCCGGATCGAAATCGCCCTATCCATCGCCGGCAGTCGCGAGGGCGTACCCTATCCGGCGCTCGTCGAAACGCTGCTACTGCTGCTGATCCTCGAATTGACGCTCGAATCCACGATCCGTCTGCCCAAAACGATCGGGCCGACCATCACGATGGTGGGCGGCATCATCCTGGGACAAGCTGTCGTTCAGGCCAATCTCGTCAGCAACGTGCTTATCATCATTTTGGCTGCCTCGACGATCGCCAACTTTACCGTCATCGGCTTCCAGAACACGACGTCCCTTCGTCTCTACAAATATTTGCTGCTGTTTCTGTCGGCGATGTTCGGCGTATTGGGCCTGTTCGTAGGCATTGTCGTCATCTGCGCGTATCTAGGACAAGTCAGCACCTTCGGCATCCCTTACTTATCACGCTGGAAAGCAGGACGACGCTATGGATAA
- a CDS encoding ABC transporter substrate-binding protein translates to MFTKKGMKTFSKLTVSSVVLAMVLAACGDNENTNSSGASSGSTVSGEKVKLRMIESLTSDTRTAELQKMIDAFKKANSNIDVELISPPFDQADNKIRTMLSAKEDIDIVEARDLNVAEFVNNGYLEPLNEYTKNWSEFSTVTKTALDVGSIGDKLYFISNGLYQRQMFYRADWLKDAGIAVPKTYQELVDASIKLTDKSKNRYGFSFRGGPGANSVPDTMVLAYNGANVNTSDAMFLNDGKSIYSSPEAKQALDLYLKLFKEGSPADSVGWGFSEQVQAFTSGVTAFLLQDPDVINTLKDGMEEGTWATAPMPTGPSGVALISAGGAGWGITSFSTKKEAAWKLIEFLSSNEQNVEWSKSYGTIPIHSTATEDAYFNDGPYKTLLDMTADPKTFVNYKPPFNYPANSKFGTVSMETGQQMLLGKATVEETLAKWDKFWVDAKAELGAK, encoded by the coding sequence ATGTTCACAAAAAAAGGAATGAAAACGTTTTCGAAGTTGACGGTCTCTTCGGTCGTACTTGCCATGGTTCTAGCTGCTTGTGGAGACAATGAAAACACGAATTCGTCCGGCGCTTCCAGCGGCAGTACAGTCAGCGGAGAAAAAGTAAAACTTAGAATGATCGAAAGCTTGACCTCTGATACCCGCACGGCCGAGCTCCAAAAGATGATCGACGCTTTTAAGAAAGCCAATTCCAATATCGATGTTGAATTGATCTCGCCTCCTTTCGACCAAGCAGACAACAAGATCCGTACGATGCTCTCCGCCAAAGAAGATATCGATATCGTCGAAGCCCGTGACCTCAACGTAGCGGAATTCGTCAACAACGGATATCTTGAACCGCTTAACGAATATACGAAAAACTGGAGCGAGTTCTCCACGGTAACGAAAACAGCTCTTGACGTCGGCAGCATCGGCGACAAGCTGTACTTCATCTCCAACGGCCTCTATCAGCGTCAAATGTTTTACCGCGCCGATTGGCTGAAAGATGCGGGAATCGCCGTACCGAAGACCTACCAGGAGCTGGTCGATGCCTCGATCAAGCTGACCGACAAGTCCAAGAACCGTTACGGCTTCTCGTTCCGCGGCGGCCCTGGCGCGAACTCCGTGCCGGACACGATGGTTCTGGCTTACAACGGCGCTAACGTCAACACGAGCGACGCGATGTTCCTGAACGACGGCAAGTCGATCTATTCTTCCCCCGAAGCGAAGCAAGCGCTCGACCTGTACCTGAAGCTCTTTAAGGAAGGCTCGCCTGCAGACTCCGTCGGCTGGGGCTTCTCCGAGCAAGTACAAGCGTTCACTTCCGGCGTGACGGCCTTCCTGCTTCAGGATCCCGACGTTATCAACACGCTGAAGGATGGCATGGAAGAAGGAACCTGGGCGACCGCGCCGATGCCGACCGGCCCGAGCGGCGTCGCGCTGATCAGCGCCGGCGGCGCGGGATGGGGCATTACGTCCTTCTCCACCAAGAAGGAAGCGGCTTGGAAGCTGATCGAATTCCTGAGCTCCAACGAGCAGAACGTCGAATGGTCCAAGAGCTACGGCACGATTCCGATCCACAGCACCGCGACCGAGGACGCATACTTCAATGACGGTCCTTACAAGACGCTGCTGGATATGACGGCCGATCCCAAGACGTTCGTCAACTACAAGCCTCCGTTCAACTACCCGGCGAACAGCAAGTTCGGCACGGTGTCCATGGAGACCGGTCAACAAATGCTGCTCGGCAAGGCGACCGTAGAAGAAACGCTGGCCAAGTGGGACAAGTTCTGGGTCGATGCGAAAGCGGAACTTGGCGCGAAATAA
- a CDS encoding carbohydrate ABC transporter permease, whose product MKQRTFIWLSLFPAFLLLAVFTFYPFLRGVIMAFQNYELFNLNNVDFVGLQNFETAFRDSKFLTALQNSVYWVFFSLVFQFFIGLALALMLKKQFRGRGVYQGFVFYSWALSGFLIGLIWKWLFNSQYGVINDLLLKTGIIHERIGFLSDPHWAMFSVIVANVWYGIAFFAIMLLAALQSVPGELYEAADIDGANAFRQFFNVTLPYIMPTIIATTLLRVIWIFNDPTLIYGMTNGGPAGSTHVLSSLLMEKLLAGNYGMASAIGVIMLAILMLYTIFYLFVTKSEKVGDF is encoded by the coding sequence ATGAAACAGCGTACTTTTATTTGGCTCAGCCTATTTCCCGCATTTCTGCTGCTCGCCGTCTTCACGTTTTATCCGTTCCTGCGCGGCGTGATCATGGCCTTTCAGAATTACGAATTGTTCAACCTCAACAACGTCGATTTCGTCGGACTCCAGAATTTCGAGACGGCTTTCCGCGACAGCAAGTTTCTCACCGCGCTTCAGAACAGCGTATATTGGGTCTTCTTCTCGCTCGTCTTTCAGTTCTTTATCGGACTTGCGCTCGCGCTTATGCTCAAGAAGCAATTCCGCGGACGCGGCGTCTATCAGGGCTTCGTATTCTACTCCTGGGCGCTGTCCGGGTTCCTGATCGGCCTGATCTGGAAGTGGCTGTTCAATTCCCAATACGGCGTCATCAACGACCTGCTGCTTAAGACCGGCATCATCCACGAGCGGATCGGCTTCTTATCGGACCCGCATTGGGCCATGTTCTCGGTCATCGTCGCGAACGTATGGTACGGCATCGCCTTCTTCGCCATCATGCTGCTTGCCGCCCTCCAGTCCGTGCCCGGCGAATTGTACGAAGCGGCCGATATCGACGGCGCCAACGCGTTCCGCCAGTTTTTTAACGTGACCCTGCCCTATATTATGCCGACGATCATCGCCACGACGCTGCTGCGCGTGATCTGGATTTTCAACGACCCGACGCTCATCTACGGGATGACCAACGGCGGTCCCGCCGGGAGCACGCATGTGCTGTCCTCCCTCCTCATGGAAAAGCTGCTCGCCGGCAATTACGGCATGGCGTCCGCGATCGGCGTCATCATGCTCGCGATTCTGATGCTGTACACGATTTTCTACCTGTTCGTGACGAAGTCCGAGAAAGTGGGTGACTTCTGA
- a CDS encoding polysaccharide deacetylase family protein, whose product MSLKARFISLSVVLVLSVAMFSLFFVQAYHSRFPVLQRMFYGAASTAAATGEHANADYSPYPGLKAGRSQPDGHYYRNRVLVLMYHDVSPSPTDVHSLSASNFERQLQLMKDNNFHWITMSQYRNFILHDRPVPENAVLLTFDDGYESFYKYAYPLLKKYGAPATSFLIVGTVGNPKMPGVEKLTWDQVREMHRSGIDFYSHTYNLHYYAPTDARGKHPEPVLSSRLYLKDKGRRETENEYESRVDADLKQANEVLKQELGENDHVLAFPYGAFSESLLRICRKRGIDVTLTVKSGLNKPGQTNGFRLNAGGMSNNPELQLALMKEAQQRLGHAHFDRSPTYKRYAIVSSVVAAFAFAAWIYFGIALFRQRRASSAPANHTPHF is encoded by the coding sequence ATGAGTTTAAAAGCGCGGTTTATCTCATTGTCGGTCGTCCTGGTTTTGTCGGTCGCGATGTTTAGTTTATTTTTCGTTCAAGCCTACCACAGCCGATTTCCGGTTCTTCAACGCATGTTCTACGGCGCTGCAAGCACAGCGGCCGCCACGGGTGAACACGCGAATGCCGATTATTCGCCCTACCCCGGCCTGAAGGCAGGCCGCTCACAACCCGACGGGCATTATTATCGCAACCGCGTGCTCGTGCTGATGTATCACGACGTCTCGCCATCCCCGACGGACGTACACTCGCTGTCCGCAAGCAACTTCGAGCGTCAGCTTCAATTGATGAAGGACAACAATTTTCATTGGATCACGATGAGTCAGTACCGCAATTTTATTCTGCACGACCGGCCCGTGCCCGAAAATGCAGTCCTGTTGACGTTCGACGACGGTTACGAGTCTTTTTATAAGTACGCATATCCGCTGCTTAAGAAATATGGAGCGCCGGCTACCAGCTTCCTTATCGTAGGCACGGTCGGCAATCCCAAGATGCCCGGCGTAGAGAAGCTGACCTGGGACCAGGTCAGAGAGATGCATCGCAGCGGCATCGACTTCTACAGCCATACTTATAATCTTCATTATTACGCGCCGACGGACGCGCGGGGCAAGCACCCGGAGCCCGTCCTTTCGAGCCGGCTATATTTGAAGGACAAGGGACGCAGGGAAACGGAGAACGAATATGAATCGCGCGTGGATGCGGATCTGAAGCAGGCGAACGAGGTGCTGAAGCAGGAGCTGGGCGAAAACGATCACGTGCTCGCCTTTCCGTACGGCGCTTTCTCCGAGTCGCTGCTGCGGATCTGCCGCAAGCGCGGCATTGACGTGACGCTGACCGTCAAGAGCGGCCTGAACAAGCCGGGACAGACAAACGGTTTCCGGTTGAACGCAGGCGGCATGAGCAATAATCCGGAGCTTCAGCTCGCGCTGATGAAGGAGGCGCAGCAGCGGCTCGGGCACGCGCATTTCGATCGTTCGCCTACCTATAAGCGCTACGCCATCGTATCATCTGTCGTTGCAGCCTTCGCCTTCGCCGCGTGGATTTATTTTGGCATCGCGCTGTTCAGGCAGCGCAGAGCATCGTCGGCTCCCGCCAACCATACGCCTCACTTTTAA
- a CDS encoding carbohydrate ABC transporter permease: MAVKATLKGLKIFYLALHLAVVVFPLYWIVITAFKPKGDIFKLPISYWPTHFSLSNFDRIFTVSKFHVYIMNSLIVSIVSAVAVIVISILCAYVMARFSFRGHKQIMLAFFLTQMLPGFVSLAPLYLMMSDMGLTNTRMSLILLYTTGSIAFSTIMLRGFFQRIPASLEEAAMIDGCSRTTSLFRIIIPVMLPGIASTFIFAFVQNWNELFQAVMFIDTNSLKTLPVGMNSFVLKFDIDWGSMSAGTVISVIPTIIMFAFAQRYIVEGLTQGAEKG, translated from the coding sequence ATGGCCGTCAAAGCGACCCTCAAGGGATTAAAGATCTTCTATCTGGCGCTGCACCTGGCCGTGGTCGTATTCCCGCTGTACTGGATCGTCATCACGGCCTTCAAGCCCAAAGGCGACATCTTCAAGCTGCCGATCTCGTATTGGCCGACTCACTTTTCTCTCAGTAACTTCGACCGCATCTTTACGGTTTCCAAGTTTCATGTGTATATCATGAACAGCTTGATCGTGTCGATCGTGTCCGCCGTCGCCGTCATCGTCATCTCGATTTTGTGCGCGTACGTCATGGCGCGCTTCTCGTTCCGCGGCCACAAGCAGATCATGCTCGCGTTTTTCCTCACGCAGATGCTGCCGGGCTTCGTATCGCTGGCGCCGCTGTACCTGATGATGTCGGACATGGGGCTGACGAACACGCGGATGTCGCTCATCCTGCTGTACACGACGGGCTCCATCGCCTTCTCGACCATTATGCTCAGAGGCTTCTTCCAGCGCATACCAGCCAGTCTCGAGGAAGCGGCGATGATCGACGGCTGCTCGCGGACTACGTCGCTGTTCCGCATCATTATCCCGGTCATGCTGCCGGGGATCGCTTCAACGTTTATATTCGCCTTCGTTCAGAACTGGAACGAGTTGTTCCAGGCCGTCATGTTCATCGATACGAATTCGCTGAAGACGCTGCCGGTCGGGATGAATTCGTTCGTGCTGAAGTTCGATATCGATTGGGGATCCATGTCAGCCGGAACCGTCATCTCTGTTATCCCTACGATCATCATGTTCGCCTTCGCCCAGCGCTATATCGTCGAGGGCTTGACGCAAGGGGCAGAGAAGGGCTAA